The Elusimicrobiota bacterium genome includes a window with the following:
- a CDS encoding transposase: protein LGRFIYSRRMGMIEPVFGNIRHALGLDRFTLRGKEKVNIQWKLYTTVHNLLKIFRYGWTTAMVPSGLRAMAG from the coding sequence CGTTGGGGCGCTTTATTTACAGTCGCCGGATGGGAATGATCGAGCCTGTGTTTGGGAATATTCGGCACGCGTTGGGATTGGACCGGTTTACCTTGAGGGGAAAGGAAAAGGTGAACATCCAGTGGAAGTTATACACGACGGTGCACAATCTTCTGAAGATCTTCCGCTACGGGTGGACAACGGCGATGGTGCCGAGCGGACTGAGGGCGATGGCGGGGTAG
- a CDS encoding BrnT family toxin: MLHFEWDETKDTENQKKHGVSFSLAQHAFADPIRVISNDLAHSDSERRFYCFGKAGTGVLTVRFTYRKDIVRIIGAGYWRKGRTIYETENKIHE, encoded by the coding sequence ATGCTTCACTTTGAATGGGACGAAACAAAAGACACTGAGAACCAAAAAAAGCATGGCGTTTCCTTCAGTTTGGCCCAACACGCCTTTGCCGACCCCATTCGTGTCATCTCCAACGATTTGGCGCATAGCGATTCTGAAAGAAGATTTTATTGCTTCGGCAAAGCAGGAACAGGTGTTTTAACCGTCCGCTTTACTTATCGGAAAGATATTGTCCGGATTATCGGAGCCGGTTATTGGAGGAAGGGGAGGACGATCTATGAAACAGAAAACAAAATACACGAATGA
- a CDS encoding CopG family transcriptional regulator produces MKQKTKYTNETIQARVVRDFLPPPEDLVFKEDNVKVTMFLSRSSVEFFKHTARQRHTHYQKMIRNLLDTYADKFK; encoded by the coding sequence ATGAAACAGAAAACAAAATACACGAATGAAACCATTCAGGCGCGTGTGGTTAGGGATTTTCTCCCCCCTCCTGAAGATCTAGTTTTTAAAGAAGACAATGTTAAAGTCACAATGTTTTTAAGCCGCTCCAGCGTCGAATTCTTCAAACATACGGCAAGACAACGCCACACCCATTACCAGAAGATGATTCGGAATCTTTTAGATACCTACGCGGACAAATTCAAATAG
- a CDS encoding transposase has protein sequence MILRRVFQEQFRVEENEVLAERTGSGQIQNPHDPEAQYRTKQQGKRGWVGYLMQAAETVSEKPVAPGEPTANFITSIVTQTALGSDEAGMAETMEEQGQMGMEKPGELYVDGAYISGKELAIAAAENRELIGPAISARAGKEAEFRVSDFIVDIDGREALCPAGQASTQCSRIEDRWNGIVEYRFEWSWRCQACPARAKCLSTGQNHRTIRVGPHPMHLQARRREMKTDAFREKMKRRSAIEGTQSELVRGHGARRARYRGLSKVRLQNYFIGAACNVKRWLRRIAWERQHLPGLQQCAQGA, from the coding sequence TTGATTCTTCGGCGCGTCTTTCAAGAGCAGTTCCGCGTGGAGGAGAACGAGGTTTTGGCGGAGCGGACGGGATCTGGTCAGATACAGAACCCGCATGATCCAGAGGCACAGTATCGAACGAAACAGCAAGGCAAACGGGGATGGGTTGGATACCTGATGCAGGCAGCCGAAACAGTGAGCGAAAAACCTGTCGCACCCGGTGAGCCGACGGCAAACTTTATCACCTCGATTGTGACCCAGACGGCACTGGGGAGCGACGAGGCGGGCATGGCCGAAACGATGGAAGAGCAGGGGCAGATGGGGATGGAGAAACCGGGTGAACTGTATGTGGATGGAGCCTATATCTCTGGCAAGGAGTTAGCGATCGCGGCGGCGGAAAATCGAGAACTGATCGGGCCCGCGATTTCGGCGCGTGCGGGAAAAGAGGCCGAGTTTCGTGTCAGCGACTTTATTGTTGATATCGATGGGAGAGAAGCTCTTTGCCCTGCGGGCCAGGCCAGCACACAATGTAGCCGGATTGAGGATCGATGGAATGGGATAGTGGAATATCGGTTTGAATGGAGCTGGCGATGCCAGGCCTGCCCTGCGCGCGCGAAATGTTTAAGCACTGGACAAAACCATCGGACGATTCGAGTGGGGCCACATCCTATGCACCTGCAGGCCCGTCGTCGGGAGATGAAAACGGATGCGTTTCGGGAAAAGATGAAGCGACGCTCGGCGATTGAAGGGACACAAAGTGAATTGGTCCGCGGGCACGGAGCCCGCCGTGCGCGCTATCGGGGATTATCGAAAGTGCGCCTACAGAATTATTTTATCGGGGCCGCGTGCAACGTGAAACGATGGTTGCGCCGAATCGCCTGGGAAAGGCAACACCTTCCAGGGCTCCAACAGTGTGCACAGGGGGCATAA
- a CDS encoding fumarylacetoacetate hydrolase family protein, whose product MGGGEAVRTLRYARCVGVKKRVKTLKKCFARFETEGIVRWGLVAGLLVEEILPNPFGAYSPTGLIWPLKKVRLLAPVLPSKIVAVGVNYADHAKEFGKAPPPIPLLFLKPPSAVIGPGDVIEKPAVSHQVDFEGEIAVVIGRRARNISRAAAEKYILGYTLMNDVTARDLQRTDGQWSRAKGFDTFAPLGPWVMCGIPSRKITLQTYVNGRRRQSSSTQQLVFDIPTLVSHISHVMTLEPGDIISTGTPAGVGPLQSGDRVEIRSPEIGRLINTVGNRK is encoded by the coding sequence ATGGGTGGTGGGGAAGCCGTCCGGACTTTACGATATGCGAGATGTGTTGGGGTTAAAAAAAGGGTGAAAACCCTAAAGAAATGTTTCGCCCGTTTTGAAACGGAAGGGATTGTTCGTTGGGGTCTTGTTGCGGGACTCTTGGTCGAAGAAATCCTTCCCAATCCCTTTGGCGCGTATTCCCCCACGGGATTGATTTGGCCGCTTAAAAAAGTTCGCCTTCTCGCCCCCGTGCTCCCCAGCAAGATCGTTGCTGTGGGCGTGAATTACGCCGATCACGCGAAAGAATTCGGCAAAGCGCCTCCCCCCATTCCACTTTTGTTTTTGAAACCTCCCAGTGCCGTGATTGGTCCGGGGGACGTCATTGAAAAGCCTGCGGTGTCCCATCAGGTGGATTTTGAAGGAGAGATCGCGGTCGTGATCGGTCGGCGCGCCCGAAACATTTCGCGCGCCGCCGCGGAAAAATATATTTTAGGGTACACGCTCATGAATGACGTGACCGCCCGGGATTTGCAGCGGACGGACGGTCAATGGTCCCGGGCCAAAGGGTTTGACACTTTTGCCCCGCTCGGTCCCTGGGTGATGTGTGGAATTCCATCCCGAAAGATAACCCTCCAGACCTATGTGAACGGTCGCCGTCGCCAATCGTCGAGTACCCAACAGTTGGTTTTCGATATTCCCACGCTTGTCTCACACATCAGTCACGTGATGACGTTAGAACCCGGTGACATTATTTCAACGGGGACTCCCGCGGGGGTGGGTCCCCTCCAGTCCGGTGACAGGGTCGAAATTCGGAGTCCCGAGATCGGCCGTCTGATCAACACCGTGGGAAACCGAAAGTGA
- a CDS encoding 4-hydroxy-tetrahydrodipicolinate reductase, protein MVSIKIGVIGAGGRMGRAIADLVHQDPAVTLAGLIEAPGSPSLGEERYGLRVTDQLATSLRDVNVLIDFTSPSASLAHAVLAAEGNVSFVLGTTGLDEAGRKNLSEVSKRIPIVFSPNMSLSANVLFDVAERVSALLPDYDAEVIEIHHNVKKDSPSGTAQRLAEAVQRGRTSGRFVYGRHGLVGERTKEEIGVHAVRGGDVVGDHTVLYLGNGERVELVHRVTSRTAFASGAVAAAKWVVGKPSGLYDMRDVLGLKKG, encoded by the coding sequence ATGGTTTCCATTAAAATAGGGGTCATCGGGGCTGGTGGGCGAATGGGCCGGGCCATCGCGGACCTCGTTCACCAGGACCCAGCGGTAACCTTGGCGGGCCTGATCGAAGCTCCCGGGAGCCCCTCGCTGGGGGAAGAACGTTATGGTCTTCGGGTGACGGATCAGCTGGCCACGTCGTTACGGGACGTGAACGTTCTCATTGATTTCACCTCCCCTTCCGCCAGTTTGGCCCACGCGGTCCTGGCCGCGGAGGGGAATGTTTCCTTCGTTTTAGGAACGACGGGTCTTGATGAGGCGGGGCGAAAAAATCTTTCGGAAGTGTCAAAGCGGATTCCCATTGTTTTCTCTCCCAATATGAGTCTTTCGGCGAACGTGTTGTTTGATGTGGCCGAGCGCGTGTCGGCCCTTCTCCCCGACTATGACGCGGAGGTAATCGAAATCCATCACAACGTCAAAAAGGATTCTCCCTCCGGAACCGCACAGCGGTTGGCGGAAGCGGTTCAACGGGGCCGGACATCCGGCCGCTTTGTTTACGGCCGTCATGGACTGGTGGGTGAACGAACGAAAGAGGAAATTGGGGTTCACGCCGTTCGCGGTGGTGACGTGGTGGGCGACCACACGGTGCTCTATCTTGGAAACGGGGAGCGTGTGGAATTGGTTCATCGGGTGACGTCCCGCACCGCTTTTGCATCCGGGGCTGTGGCAGCCGCCAAATGGGTGGTGGGGAAGCCGTCCGGACTTTACGATATGCGAGATGTGTTGGGGTTAAAAAAAGGGTGA
- a CDS encoding 4-hydroxy-tetrahydrodipicolinate synthase has protein sequence MFEGSAVALVTPFLNGTIDEKKLEQLVEFQIEGGTSTLVPCGTTGESATLTHAEHGRVIELVIKFARKRAKILAGAGSNSTSEAVALTRWAKEAGADGALHITPYYNKPTPRGLVEHFRAVARAADLPIVLYNVPGRTGVNMLPATVIELARSEKNIVGIKEASGSLDQATEIAGALGDSFELISGDDSLILPLMSVGGKGVISVVANIVPKDVSSLCAAGLRGDWGEARRLHHKLFPLVKAMFIETSPIPVKTAMGWLDLCSPDLRLPLVPLEKSSEEKLERALRDYGLVSTRRKHPVC, from the coding sequence ATGTTTGAAGGTTCCGCGGTAGCGCTGGTCACGCCGTTCTTGAACGGTACCATTGATGAAAAGAAACTGGAGCAATTGGTCGAGTTCCAAATCGAAGGGGGAACCTCCACCCTGGTCCCCTGCGGGACAACCGGAGAATCCGCCACACTGACCCACGCGGAGCATGGACGGGTCATTGAGCTGGTGATCAAATTTGCACGCAAGCGGGCTAAAATTTTGGCTGGTGCCGGATCCAACTCCACTTCGGAAGCGGTGGCTCTCACCCGTTGGGCGAAAGAGGCTGGGGCCGACGGCGCCCTGCACATTACCCCCTACTACAACAAACCCACCCCGCGGGGGTTGGTGGAACATTTTCGTGCGGTGGCCCGGGCGGCGGATCTTCCCATCGTTCTCTACAACGTTCCCGGTCGGACGGGCGTCAATATGCTTCCTGCCACGGTCATTGAGTTGGCTCGATCGGAAAAAAATATTGTGGGCATCAAAGAAGCTTCGGGCAGTTTGGACCAGGCCACAGAAATTGCCGGGGCTCTGGGGGATTCGTTTGAACTCATTTCGGGGGACGATTCTCTCATCCTTCCGCTGATGAGCGTGGGGGGAAAAGGCGTCATCTCGGTGGTGGCCAACATTGTGCCCAAAGACGTTTCCTCTTTGTGCGCTGCTGGCTTGCGAGGCGATTGGGGGGAAGCCCGCCGCTTGCATCACAAACTGTTTCCCTTAGTCAAAGCCATGTTTATTGAAACCAGCCCTATCCCGGTCAAAACGGCCATGGGATGGTTGGACCTTTGTTCTCCCGATCTCCGGCTCCCGCTTGTTCCCCTGGAAAAATCCAGCGAAGAAAAACTTGAAAGGGCTCTCCGCGACTACGGTCTTGTTTCCACGCGTCGGAAACATCCGGTCTGCTGA